The following coding sequences lie in one beta proteobacterium CB genomic window:
- a CDS encoding Thiamine pyrophosphate enzyme TPP binding domain protein — MTTDNQNTQVTDGFHLVIDALKANDLDTIFGLVGIPITDLCRLAQAEGLRFIGFRHEQHAGNAAAIAGYMTQKPGICMTVSAPGFLNGLTALANATVNCFPMILISGSSEREIVDLQQGDYEEMDQLNAAKPYCKAAYRINHIEDIGIGFARAIRAAVSGRPGGVYLDLPAQLLAQTMPVEEAKKSIFKVIDPIPRQIPAADAVERALNVLKGAKRPLILLGKGAAYAQADADIRALIEKSGIPYLPMSMAKGLLPDNHPQSASAARSFVLAEADAVMLVGARLNWLLAHGKGKTWGKDPKKFIQIDIQANEVDSNVQIDAPLIGDIGSCVGELLKGIAAVPKPSAEWIGAINEKKDKNLAKMAETLAKEASPMNFHGALRAIRDVIKKNPDVNLVNEGANTLDYCRAIVDMYKPRKRFDSGTWGIMGIGMGYAIGAAVTSGLPTVAVEGDSAFGFSGMELETICRYNLPITTVVFNNNGVYRGTDVNPTGGEDVAPTVFVKDARYDRMIEAFGGVGYYVTTPAELEAALTKAIAEGKPALINAVIDETAGTESGRLTNLNPSTAAGKK, encoded by the coding sequence ATGACAACAGATAATCAAAATACCCAAGTCACTGATGGCTTTCATCTCGTCATTGATGCTTTAAAAGCAAATGACCTAGACACTATTTTTGGTCTCGTTGGTATTCCAATTACCGACTTGTGCCGTTTAGCTCAGGCAGAAGGATTGCGCTTCATTGGTTTCCGTCACGAGCAGCACGCTGGTAATGCTGCTGCGATTGCAGGTTACATGACCCAAAAGCCTGGCATCTGCATGACTGTGTCAGCACCTGGTTTCTTGAATGGTTTGACAGCGCTGGCAAATGCGACTGTGAACTGTTTCCCAATGATTTTGATTTCTGGCTCAAGCGAGCGTGAAATCGTTGACTTGCAACAGGGTGATTACGAAGAGATGGATCAGCTCAATGCTGCTAAGCCATATTGCAAAGCTGCATACCGTATCAACCACATTGAAGATATCGGCATTGGCTTTGCACGTGCTATTCGTGCAGCTGTTTCTGGTCGTCCAGGCGGCGTGTATCTGGATTTGCCTGCGCAGTTGTTAGCTCAAACAATGCCTGTTGAAGAAGCTAAGAAATCTATCTTCAAAGTAATCGATCCAATTCCACGCCAAATTCCTGCTGCTGATGCAGTGGAGCGTGCATTGAATGTGTTGAAGGGTGCTAAGCGTCCATTGATCCTATTGGGTAAAGGTGCCGCTTACGCTCAAGCAGATGCTGATATCCGTGCATTGATTGAGAAGTCTGGTATTCCTTACTTGCCAATGTCTATGGCTAAAGGTTTGTTGCCAGACAATCACCCACAATCTGCTTCTGCAGCCCGCTCATTTGTATTGGCTGAAGCTGATGCAGTGATGTTGGTTGGTGCTCGCTTGAACTGGTTGCTTGCGCACGGTAAAGGCAAGACATGGGGTAAAGATCCTAAGAAATTTATTCAAATTGATATTCAGGCAAATGAAGTTGACAGCAACGTACAAATTGATGCGCCATTGATTGGCGATATTGGCTCATGCGTTGGCGAGCTCTTGAAGGGTATCGCTGCTGTTCCGAAGCCAAGCGCTGAATGGATTGGCGCAATCAATGAGAAGAAAGATAAGAACTTGGCGAAGATGGCTGAGACTCTTGCTAAAGAAGCTTCACCAATGAACTTCCATGGTGCATTGCGTGCGATCCGCGATGTGATCAAGAAAAACCCAGATGTGAACTTGGTCAACGAAGGTGCAAATACTCTCGACTATTGCCGTGCGATCGTTGATATGTACAAGCCACGTAAGCGTTTTGACTCTGGAACATGGGGCATTATGGGCATTGGTATGGGTTATGCCATCGGTGCGGCTGTAACGAGTGGCTTGCCTACAGTTGCAGTTGAGGGTGATAGTGCATTTGGTTTTAGCGGCATGGAATTAGAAACAATTTGCCGTTACAACTTGCCAATCACTACAGTTGTTTTCAATAACAACGGTGTTTACCGTGGTACTGATGTGAATCCAACTGGCGGTGAAGATGTTGCTCCAACAGTGTTCGTTAAAGATGCGCGTTACGACAGGATGATTGAGGCATTTGGTGGTGTTGGTTACTACGTAACTACTCCAGCTGAATTAGAGGCAGCTTTGACTAA